In the genome of Actinomycetes bacterium, the window CGAGCTGGAGCGCTCCTACCGCTCGCTCGACCCGCACGTCCAGTCGGACAAGCAGTACCGGCGGTCGGCCTGCCAGCTGGGCACCCTCGGCGGCGGCAACCACTTCATCGAGGTCTGCCTGGACACCGAGGGCGCGGTCTGGGTGCTGCTCCACTCCGGGTCGCGGGGTGTCGGCAACCAGCTCGCCCAGGTCCACATGGCCCGGGCCAGGAAGCTGGCCCACAACGCCGACCTGCCCGACCCCGACCTGGCCGTGTTCCTGGCCGGGACCCCGGAGATGGAGGACTACCGCCGCGACCTGTACTGGGCGCAGGAGTACGCCCGGCGCAACCGCCTGGTCATGCTCGAGCTCATCCGCGACGCGGTCGAGCCGGTGATCGGCCGGCCCCTGGGCGTCTCCCTGACCGTCCACTGCCACCACAACTACGTGGCCGAGGAGCACCACTTCGGCGAGGACGTGCTGCTCACCCGAAAGGGCGCCATCCGGGCCGGCAAGGGCGACCTCGGCATCGTCCCCGGGTCGATGGGCGCCCCGTCGTTCATCGTGCGCGGCCTCGGCAACCCGAACGCGTTCGAGTCGGCGCCCCACGGCGCCGGCCGGGCCATGAGCCGCAACGCGGCACGCCGGCGCTTCACCCGCGAGGACCTGGTCACAGCCATGCGGGGCATCGAGGCCCGCACCGACCTGGGCGTGGTCGACGAGCACCCGGGCGCCTACAAGGACGTCCGCAAGGTGATCGAGCAGTCCAGCAACCTGGTCGAGGTCGTCGCCGAGCTCCACCAGGTCGCCGTGGTCAAGGGCTGAACCCTCGAGGTGGCGGGGCGCGGGAGCCTGCCGCACGCCGCTGCTCAGCCACTGGGCCTGGTGCAATGCGTGCTCAGTGGGTGCGCAAGTCTACGAAAGGGTCCGGGCGGACAGAACGTGCGCGGTCGCTGTGTGTACGTGCTGGTACGCGGTCACCTGGGGCGAGTGGCTCGCGCACAGCCGGTAGCATCCGGCTGGGCGTCGTCGGGGCGAGGAGGGATCATGCATCCGGTGCTCGGGCAGGTCGACTGGGAGCGGGAGGCCGGGGACGCGGTCGAGCTGCTCCGGGCGCTGCTGCGGTTCGACACCTCCAACCCGCCCGGGAACGAGGCCGAGTGCGTCGCCTACCTGGCCGACTGGCTCGCCGAGGCGGGGCTGGACCCGGAGGTGCTGGCGCCGGCGCCCGGGCGGGCCAACCTGGTGGTCCGGCTGCGGGGCGGCGACGAGCCGCCCCTGCTGCTCAACGGCCACGTCGACGTGGTCGCCGTCGAGGCTGGACGGTGGCGCCACCCGCCGTTCGCGGGCGAGGTGCACGACGGCGCGGTCTGGGGCCGGGGTGCGGTGGACATGAAGCACATGGTGGCGATGAGCGCCGCGGTGTGCCGGCTGCTGGCCCGGCTCGGCGTCGCGCTCCGGCGCGACCTGGTGTTCGCGGCCGTGTCGGACGAGGAGGCCGGCTGCGCCATGGGGAGCGCCTGGCTGGTCGACCACCACCCCGACAAGGTGCGGGCGGGCTTCGCCCTCGGCGAGGCCGGCGGCTTCACCCTGCACGTCGGGGGCCGGCCCGTCTACCCGGTCCAGGTGGCCGAGAAGGGGGTGTGCTGGGTCCGCGCCCGGGCCCGGGGGGCGACCGGGCACGGCAGCCTGCCGCGCGACGACAACGCCGTGGTCCGCCTGGCCGAGCTGCTCGCCCGCGCCGGCCGCACGCGCCTGCCGCTGCAGCCCTCGCCCGAGGTCCGCCGGTTCGTCACCGACCTGG includes:
- a CDS encoding RtcB family protein; translation: MDDRPAGPLAVVPGGKVPVWLWTRLDEVEAQTLAQLERIAALPWVFHHVAAMPDIHLGKGATVGSVIAMVDAVAPSAVGVDLGCGMAAMRTRLVDRDLPDDLGRVRAAIEAAVPVGFDAHPDPPRKGTPQWGGWAELERSYRSLDPHVQSDKQYRRSACQLGTLGGGNHFIEVCLDTEGAVWVLLHSGSRGVGNQLAQVHMARARKLAHNADLPDPDLAVFLAGTPEMEDYRRDLYWAQEYARRNRLVMLELIRDAVEPVIGRPLGVSLTVHCHHNYVAEEHHFGEDVLLTRKGAIRAGKGDLGIVPGSMGAPSFIVRGLGNPNAFESAPHGAGRAMSRNAARRRFTREDLVTAMRGIEARTDLGVVDEHPGAYKDVRKVIEQSSNLVEVVAELHQVAVVKG
- a CDS encoding M20/M25/M40 family metallo-hydrolase, which encodes MHPVLGQVDWEREAGDAVELLRALLRFDTSNPPGNEAECVAYLADWLAEAGLDPEVLAPAPGRANLVVRLRGGDEPPLLLNGHVDVVAVEAGRWRHPPFAGEVHDGAVWGRGAVDMKHMVAMSAAVCRLLARLGVALRRDLVFAAVSDEEAGCAMGSAWLVDHHPDKVRAGFALGEAGGFTLHVGGRPVYPVQVAEKGVCWVRARARGATGHGSLPRDDNAVVRLAELLARAGRTRLPLQPSPEVRRFVTDLAAAQPRPARDVLPLLLRPRWSGLVLDRLVRDRSAARALNAVLRNTVTPTVVRAGSKTNVIPGEAEAELDGRVAVGSSEAELLAELGRLAGPDVDLEVLRSFPPTVASPDTPLYATIARVVAEHHPGAVAVPSITPGFTDAKFWSRLGTACYGFTPVRFERGDGAFVDFFHGDDERVPVAGLAVGLRMLADTVARFCCTDPVGGTAGG